The following proteins come from a genomic window of Stigmatopora nigra isolate UIUO_SnigA chromosome 9, RoL_Snig_1.1, whole genome shotgun sequence:
- the smg7 gene encoding nonsense-mediated mRNA decay factor SMG7 isoform X2 encodes MSLCAHFLRQAEALKADMTDSKLAPAEAWTSRQALQDLYQKMLVTDLEYALDKKVEQDLWNHAFKNQITTLQSQAKNRANPNRSEVQANLSLFLEAASGFYTQLLQELCSVFNVDLPCRVKSSRLGVIGNRQNGGDGAIVTPQPSSCSYICQHCLVHLGDIARYRNQTSQAESYYRHAAQLVPSNGQPYNQLAILASSKGDHLTTIFYYCRSIAVKFPFPAASTNLQKALSKALESREETRGKWSVSDFIKAFIKFHGHVYLSKSMEQLDALRERLEEQFQRLILQKAFSSQQLVHITVINLFELHHLRETPSDGQRAVSWFQLLGLFMSFLGLMCSRVLLNKNCGEEEEDAAGECPLPAIKVSLDWMRLKPGVFREAAVDQRQHVWPWLVSILNSFQPKEQHVSSSSATPLPEEFELQGFLALRPALRSVDFTKGHRGVPVDRDALLLRTRHQRLVALGKWIADNQPGLIQCRSGEDGLLLFLSDIPERAIEEPEETDPCVLQEASNGEQAAAGLKSVLSAGKPPGSWPDGAERPVVTFKENIKPREPVRAAPPKDGMKERRDFAKGNNGMALKIEPKRDGKRKCETKKAVQEKVPDAGKQVKSQSEMRKTPVSEAKKAPATPTQAPACSSQFIPIHHPGAFPPLPSRPGFPPSAFVIPPPVAFPGLQVNPGFAFSASVSVAAPFLQAAAAAGSQVAGGGKPSHIPYSQQRPSGPGSSAPGPPPPSSQLQVTSPGKPVQQVAVAKSPPHLQQAFLQDPQLWSPNQAAALQKLPASLQMSLKPQSFYMSPQDAHKAYEQQMDKKMKFPAYWDPNFRMADERMKRAPLPGEQDPAGLRGMPFEEPKSSPLLPPDLLKSLAELEEEDELLFSKPPDFFRVLSAPLSSLPGPNMFLPNPSRQPDGIPEALGQSASLLPVQEYNQNSIFSQAYGKNLSSASKSDAPVMHQETSLYSLFEWTPWSPSLPASSDHSTPASQSPHSSNPSSLPSSPPTHNHASAPFSNFGPIGTPDSRERRPVDRWKTEKTGAVSSGLGLDYLPAAVSDAGWHQPQPGGSSWTNQESPMEESSSSVLLDSFKSIWSSSMMQPGPSALEQLLLQQKQKQQRGHGSVNPPH; translated from the exons ATGAGCCTCTGTGCGCACTTTTTACG ACAGGCAGAGGCCCTGAAGGCGGACATGACAG ATTCCAAGCTGGCGCCGGCCGAGGCGTGGACGTCCCGCCAGGCCCTGCAAGACTTGTACCAGAAGATGCTGGTCACTGATCTGGAGTACGCCCTGGACAAGAAGGTGGAGCAGGATCT GTGGAACCACGCCTTCAAGAATCAGATCACAACCTTACAGAGCCAGGCCAAGAACCGGGCCAACCCCAACCGCAGTGAGGTGCAAGCTAACCTGTCCTTGTTCCTGGAGGCGGCCAGCGGCTTTTACACCCAG CTGTTGCAGGAGCTGTGCAGCGTCTTCAACGTGGACTTGCCCTGTCGCGTCAAGTCTTCACGACTGGGCGTCATCGGCAATAGACAGaacggcggcgacggcgccaTCGTGACGCCGCAGCCCAGCTCGTGCTCGTACATCTGCCAGCACTGCCTGGTGCACCTCGGCGACATCG CACGCTACCGCAACCAGACCAGCCAGGCCGAGTCCTACTACCGGCACGCCGCCCAGCTGGTCCCGTCCAACG GTCAGCCGTACAACCAGCTGGCCATCCTGGCGTCCTCCAAAGGAGACCACCTGACCACCATCTTCTACTACTGCCGTAGCATTGCCGTCAAGTTCCCCTTCCCCGCTGCATCCACCAACCTGCAGAAGGCGCTGTCCAAGGCGCTGGAGAG CCGCGAGGAGACCAGAGGCAAGTGGAGCGTGTCGGACTTCATCAAGGCTTTCATCAAGTTCCACGGCCACGTTTACCTGAGCAAAAGCATGGAGCAATTGGACGCTCTCAGGGAACGTCTGGAGGAGCAATTTCAG AGGCTGATCCTGCAGAAGGCCTTCAGCTCTCAGCAGCTGGTGCACATCACCGTCATCAACCTGTTTGAGCTGCACCACCTGCGCGAGACGCCGTCTGACGGACAGCGAGCCGTCAGCTGGTTCCAGCTCCTCGGACTTTTTA TGTCCTTCCTGGGGCTCATGTGCAGCCGGGTCCTACTCAACAAGAACTGCGGCGAAGAAGAGGAAGACGCGGCGGGCGAGTGTCCCCTGCCGGCCATCAAAGTCTCTCTGGACTGGATGCGTTTGAAGCCCGGTGTTTTCCGCGAGGCCGCCGTGGATCAGAGGCAGCA CGTCTGGCCGTGGCTGGTGTCTATCCTCAATAGCTTCCAGCCCAAAGAGCAGCACGTGTCCTCGTCCTCAG CCACGCCGCTGCCGGAAGAGTTTGAGCTTCAAGGCTTCCTCGCTCTCCGCCCGGCTCTCAG GTCCGTGGACTTCACCAAAGGTCACCGGGGCGTCCCGGTGGACCGCGATGCGCTTCTGCTGCGCACGCGTCACCAGAGGTTGGTGGCGCTGGGAAAGTGGATCGCCGACAACCAGCCGGG GCTCATCCAGTGTCGCTCGGGCGAGGACGGCCTGCTCCTCTTCCTCAGCGACATTCCCGAGCGGGCCATCGAAGAGCCGGAGGAGACGGATCCCTGCGTGCTGCAGGAGGCGTCCAACGGCGAGCAGGCGGCGGCCGGCCTCAAGTCGGTGCTGTCGGCCGGAAAGCCCCCGGGCTCCTGGCCGGACGGCGCCGAGCGGCCCGTGGTCACCTTCAAGGAAAACATCAAACCCCGGGAGCCCGTCCGCGCCGCTCCCCCCAAGGACGGCATGAAGGAGCGACGCGACTTTGCCAAAGGCAACAACGGCATGGCGCTCAAAATTGAGCCCAAGAGAGACGGAAAGCGCAAGTGCGAAACCAAGAAAGCCGTTCAGGAGAAAGTTCCCGACGCCGGCAAGCAG GTGAAAAGTCAAAGCGAAATGAGGAAGACGCCGGTGTCCGAAGCCAAGAAGGCTCCGGCCACTCCCACTCAAGCGCCCGCCTGCTCTTCCCAGTTTATCCCAATTCACCATCCCGGCGCCTTTCCTCCGCTGCCAAGTCGTCCTG GCTTCCCCCCGTCGGCTTTCGTCATCCCTCCCCCGGTGGCGTTCCCGGGCCTGCAGGTGAACCCGGGCTTCGCCTTCTCGGCCAGCGTTTCGGTGGCGGCGCCCTTCCtgcaggcggcggcggcggccggctCGCAGGTGGCCGGCGGGGGGAAGCCGTCCCACATCCCGTACAGTCAGCAGAGGCCCTCGGGACCCGGTTCCTCGGCTCCgggcccgccgccgccgtctaGTCAGCTGCAGGTGACGTCGCCCGGCAAGCCCGTTCAGCAGGTGGCCGTGGCCAAGAGTCCGCCCCACTTGCAGCAG GCTTTCCTGCAGGATCCTCAGCTGTGGAGTCCAAATCAGGCAGCGGCGCTGCAGAAGCTTCCGGCCTCGCTTCAGATGTCGCTCAAGCCGCAGAGCTTCTACATGTCGCCTCAGGACGCCCACAAAGCGTACGAGCAGCAGATGGACAAGAAGATGAAGTTCCCGGCCTACTGGGACCCCAACTTCCGCATGGCGGACGAGCGAATGAAAAGGGCTCCGCTGCCCGGGGAGCAGGACCCCGCCGGGCTCAGGGGAATGCCATTTGAG GAGCCCAAAAGCTCGCCTCTCCTTCCTCCCGACCTGTTAAAATCTCTGGCCGAACTGGAGGAAGAGGACGAGCTGCTCTTTTCTAAGCCTCCCGATTTCTTCCGGGTTCTGTCCGCTCCTCTTAGCTCGCTTCCCGGACCCAACATGTTT CTACCCAATCCCAGCAGACAACCCGACGGCATTCCCGAGGCGCTCGGCCAATCGGCTTCGCTACTCCCCGTGCAG GAGTACAACCAGAACAGCATTTTTAGTCAGGCGTACGGCAAGAACCTGTCGTCCGCCTCCAAGTCGGACGCTCCCGTCATGCACCAGGAGACCTCCTTGTACTCCCTGTTCGAGTGGACGCCGTGGTCGCCCTCGCTGCCCGCCAGCTCAG ATCACTCCACGCCGGCCAGCCAGTCGCCTCACTCGTCCAACCCGAGCAGCCTGCCGTCCTCGCCGCCCACGCACAATCACGCCAGCGCTCCCTTCTCCAACTTCGGGCCCATCGGCACGCCGGATAGTCGCGAGCGCAGACCGGTGGACCGCTGGAAGACCGAAAAAACAG GCGCCGTGAGCAGCGGCCTGGGCTTGGACTACCTGCCGGCCGCCGTCTCGGACGCCGGCTGGCACCAACCCCAGCCCGGCGGCAGCTCCTGGACCAATCAGGAGTCTCCTATGGAAGAGTCGTCCTCCAGCGTGCTGCTGGACAGCTTCAAG TCCATCTGGTCGAGCTCCATGATGCAGCCCGGCCCGTCGGCGCTGGAGCAGCTCCTGTTGCAGcagaagcaaaaacaacaacggGGCCACGGTAGCGTCAACCCACCGCACTGA
- the smg7 gene encoding nonsense-mediated mRNA decay factor SMG7 isoform X3 produces the protein MPPVIIKLASYVPTMASLKQAEALKADMTDSKLAPAEAWTSRQALQDLYQKMLVTDLEYALDKKVEQDLWNHAFKNQITTLQSQAKNRANPNRSEVQANLSLFLEAASGFYTQLLQELCSVFNVDLPCRVKSSRLGVIGNRQNGGDGAIVTPQPSSCSYICQHCLVHLGDIARYRNQTSQAESYYRHAAQLVPSNGQPYNQLAILASSKGDHLTTIFYYCRSIAVKFPFPAASTNLQKALSKALESREETRGKWSVSDFIKAFIKFHGHVYLSKSMEQLDALRERLEEQFQRLILQKAFSSQQLVHITVINLFELHHLRETPSDGQRAVSWFQLLGLFMSFLGLMCSRVLLNKNCGEEEEDAAGECPLPAIKVSLDWMRLKPGVFREAAVDQRQHVWPWLVSILNSFQPKEQHVSSSSATPLPEEFELQGFLALRPALRSVDFTKGHRGVPVDRDALLLRTRHQRLVALGKWIADNQPGLIQCRSGEDGLLLFLSDIPERAIEEPEETDPCVLQEASNGEQAAAGLKSVLSAGKPPGSWPDGAERPVVTFKENIKPREPVRAAPPKDGMKERRDFAKGNNGMALKIEPKRDGKRKCETKKAVQEKVPDAGKQVKSQSEMRKTPVSEAKKAPATPTQAPACSSQFIPIHHPGAFPPLPSRPGFPPSAFVIPPPVAFPGLQVNPGFAFSASVSVAAPFLQAAAAAGSQVAGGGKPSHIPYSQQRPSGPGSSAPGPPPPSSQLQVTSPGKPVQQVAVAKSPPHLQQAFLQDPQLWSPNQAAALQKLPASLQMSLKPQSFYMSPQDAHKAYEQQMDKKMKFPAYWDPNFRMADERMKRAPLPGEQDPAGLRGMPFELPNPSRQPDGIPEALGQSASLLPVQEYNQNSIFSQAYGKNLSSASKSDAPVMHQETSLYSLFEWTPWSPSLPASSDHSTPASQSPHSSNPSSLPSSPPTHNHASAPFSNFGPIGTPDSRERRPVDRWKTEKTGAVSSGLGLDYLPAAVSDAGWHQPQPGGSSWTNQESPMEESSSSVLLDSFKSIWSSSMMQPGPSALEQLLLQQKQKQQRGHGSVNPPH, from the exons ATGCCGCCTGTCATCATCAAACTGGCCAGCTATGTGCCTACAATGGCATCGTTAAA ACAGGCAGAGGCCCTGAAGGCGGACATGACAG ATTCCAAGCTGGCGCCGGCCGAGGCGTGGACGTCCCGCCAGGCCCTGCAAGACTTGTACCAGAAGATGCTGGTCACTGATCTGGAGTACGCCCTGGACAAGAAGGTGGAGCAGGATCT GTGGAACCACGCCTTCAAGAATCAGATCACAACCTTACAGAGCCAGGCCAAGAACCGGGCCAACCCCAACCGCAGTGAGGTGCAAGCTAACCTGTCCTTGTTCCTGGAGGCGGCCAGCGGCTTTTACACCCAG CTGTTGCAGGAGCTGTGCAGCGTCTTCAACGTGGACTTGCCCTGTCGCGTCAAGTCTTCACGACTGGGCGTCATCGGCAATAGACAGaacggcggcgacggcgccaTCGTGACGCCGCAGCCCAGCTCGTGCTCGTACATCTGCCAGCACTGCCTGGTGCACCTCGGCGACATCG CACGCTACCGCAACCAGACCAGCCAGGCCGAGTCCTACTACCGGCACGCCGCCCAGCTGGTCCCGTCCAACG GTCAGCCGTACAACCAGCTGGCCATCCTGGCGTCCTCCAAAGGAGACCACCTGACCACCATCTTCTACTACTGCCGTAGCATTGCCGTCAAGTTCCCCTTCCCCGCTGCATCCACCAACCTGCAGAAGGCGCTGTCCAAGGCGCTGGAGAG CCGCGAGGAGACCAGAGGCAAGTGGAGCGTGTCGGACTTCATCAAGGCTTTCATCAAGTTCCACGGCCACGTTTACCTGAGCAAAAGCATGGAGCAATTGGACGCTCTCAGGGAACGTCTGGAGGAGCAATTTCAG AGGCTGATCCTGCAGAAGGCCTTCAGCTCTCAGCAGCTGGTGCACATCACCGTCATCAACCTGTTTGAGCTGCACCACCTGCGCGAGACGCCGTCTGACGGACAGCGAGCCGTCAGCTGGTTCCAGCTCCTCGGACTTTTTA TGTCCTTCCTGGGGCTCATGTGCAGCCGGGTCCTACTCAACAAGAACTGCGGCGAAGAAGAGGAAGACGCGGCGGGCGAGTGTCCCCTGCCGGCCATCAAAGTCTCTCTGGACTGGATGCGTTTGAAGCCCGGTGTTTTCCGCGAGGCCGCCGTGGATCAGAGGCAGCA CGTCTGGCCGTGGCTGGTGTCTATCCTCAATAGCTTCCAGCCCAAAGAGCAGCACGTGTCCTCGTCCTCAG CCACGCCGCTGCCGGAAGAGTTTGAGCTTCAAGGCTTCCTCGCTCTCCGCCCGGCTCTCAG GTCCGTGGACTTCACCAAAGGTCACCGGGGCGTCCCGGTGGACCGCGATGCGCTTCTGCTGCGCACGCGTCACCAGAGGTTGGTGGCGCTGGGAAAGTGGATCGCCGACAACCAGCCGGG GCTCATCCAGTGTCGCTCGGGCGAGGACGGCCTGCTCCTCTTCCTCAGCGACATTCCCGAGCGGGCCATCGAAGAGCCGGAGGAGACGGATCCCTGCGTGCTGCAGGAGGCGTCCAACGGCGAGCAGGCGGCGGCCGGCCTCAAGTCGGTGCTGTCGGCCGGAAAGCCCCCGGGCTCCTGGCCGGACGGCGCCGAGCGGCCCGTGGTCACCTTCAAGGAAAACATCAAACCCCGGGAGCCCGTCCGCGCCGCTCCCCCCAAGGACGGCATGAAGGAGCGACGCGACTTTGCCAAAGGCAACAACGGCATGGCGCTCAAAATTGAGCCCAAGAGAGACGGAAAGCGCAAGTGCGAAACCAAGAAAGCCGTTCAGGAGAAAGTTCCCGACGCCGGCAAGCAG GTGAAAAGTCAAAGCGAAATGAGGAAGACGCCGGTGTCCGAAGCCAAGAAGGCTCCGGCCACTCCCACTCAAGCGCCCGCCTGCTCTTCCCAGTTTATCCCAATTCACCATCCCGGCGCCTTTCCTCCGCTGCCAAGTCGTCCTG GCTTCCCCCCGTCGGCTTTCGTCATCCCTCCCCCGGTGGCGTTCCCGGGCCTGCAGGTGAACCCGGGCTTCGCCTTCTCGGCCAGCGTTTCGGTGGCGGCGCCCTTCCtgcaggcggcggcggcggccggctCGCAGGTGGCCGGCGGGGGGAAGCCGTCCCACATCCCGTACAGTCAGCAGAGGCCCTCGGGACCCGGTTCCTCGGCTCCgggcccgccgccgccgtctaGTCAGCTGCAGGTGACGTCGCCCGGCAAGCCCGTTCAGCAGGTGGCCGTGGCCAAGAGTCCGCCCCACTTGCAGCAG GCTTTCCTGCAGGATCCTCAGCTGTGGAGTCCAAATCAGGCAGCGGCGCTGCAGAAGCTTCCGGCCTCGCTTCAGATGTCGCTCAAGCCGCAGAGCTTCTACATGTCGCCTCAGGACGCCCACAAAGCGTACGAGCAGCAGATGGACAAGAAGATGAAGTTCCCGGCCTACTGGGACCCCAACTTCCGCATGGCGGACGAGCGAATGAAAAGGGCTCCGCTGCCCGGGGAGCAGGACCCCGCCGGGCTCAGGGGAATGCCATTTGAG CTACCCAATCCCAGCAGACAACCCGACGGCATTCCCGAGGCGCTCGGCCAATCGGCTTCGCTACTCCCCGTGCAG GAGTACAACCAGAACAGCATTTTTAGTCAGGCGTACGGCAAGAACCTGTCGTCCGCCTCCAAGTCGGACGCTCCCGTCATGCACCAGGAGACCTCCTTGTACTCCCTGTTCGAGTGGACGCCGTGGTCGCCCTCGCTGCCCGCCAGCTCAG ATCACTCCACGCCGGCCAGCCAGTCGCCTCACTCGTCCAACCCGAGCAGCCTGCCGTCCTCGCCGCCCACGCACAATCACGCCAGCGCTCCCTTCTCCAACTTCGGGCCCATCGGCACGCCGGATAGTCGCGAGCGCAGACCGGTGGACCGCTGGAAGACCGAAAAAACAG GCGCCGTGAGCAGCGGCCTGGGCTTGGACTACCTGCCGGCCGCCGTCTCGGACGCCGGCTGGCACCAACCCCAGCCCGGCGGCAGCTCCTGGACCAATCAGGAGTCTCCTATGGAAGAGTCGTCCTCCAGCGTGCTGCTGGACAGCTTCAAG TCCATCTGGTCGAGCTCCATGATGCAGCCCGGCCCGTCGGCGCTGGAGCAGCTCCTGTTGCAGcagaagcaaaaacaacaacggGGCCACGGTAGCGTCAACCCACCGCACTGA
- the smg7 gene encoding nonsense-mediated mRNA decay factor SMG7 isoform X1, which translates to MPPVIIKLASYVPTMASLKQAEALKADMTDSKLAPAEAWTSRQALQDLYQKMLVTDLEYALDKKVEQDLWNHAFKNQITTLQSQAKNRANPNRSEVQANLSLFLEAASGFYTQLLQELCSVFNVDLPCRVKSSRLGVIGNRQNGGDGAIVTPQPSSCSYICQHCLVHLGDIARYRNQTSQAESYYRHAAQLVPSNGQPYNQLAILASSKGDHLTTIFYYCRSIAVKFPFPAASTNLQKALSKALESREETRGKWSVSDFIKAFIKFHGHVYLSKSMEQLDALRERLEEQFQRLILQKAFSSQQLVHITVINLFELHHLRETPSDGQRAVSWFQLLGLFMSFLGLMCSRVLLNKNCGEEEEDAAGECPLPAIKVSLDWMRLKPGVFREAAVDQRQHVWPWLVSILNSFQPKEQHVSSSSATPLPEEFELQGFLALRPALRSVDFTKGHRGVPVDRDALLLRTRHQRLVALGKWIADNQPGLIQCRSGEDGLLLFLSDIPERAIEEPEETDPCVLQEASNGEQAAAGLKSVLSAGKPPGSWPDGAERPVVTFKENIKPREPVRAAPPKDGMKERRDFAKGNNGMALKIEPKRDGKRKCETKKAVQEKVPDAGKQVKSQSEMRKTPVSEAKKAPATPTQAPACSSQFIPIHHPGAFPPLPSRPGFPPSAFVIPPPVAFPGLQVNPGFAFSASVSVAAPFLQAAAAAGSQVAGGGKPSHIPYSQQRPSGPGSSAPGPPPPSSQLQVTSPGKPVQQVAVAKSPPHLQQAFLQDPQLWSPNQAAALQKLPASLQMSLKPQSFYMSPQDAHKAYEQQMDKKMKFPAYWDPNFRMADERMKRAPLPGEQDPAGLRGMPFEEPKSSPLLPPDLLKSLAELEEEDELLFSKPPDFFRVLSAPLSSLPGPNMFLPNPSRQPDGIPEALGQSASLLPVQEYNQNSIFSQAYGKNLSSASKSDAPVMHQETSLYSLFEWTPWSPSLPASSDHSTPASQSPHSSNPSSLPSSPPTHNHASAPFSNFGPIGTPDSRERRPVDRWKTEKTGAVSSGLGLDYLPAAVSDAGWHQPQPGGSSWTNQESPMEESSSSVLLDSFKSIWSSSMMQPGPSALEQLLLQQKQKQQRGHGSVNPPH; encoded by the exons ATGCCGCCTGTCATCATCAAACTGGCCAGCTATGTGCCTACAATGGCATCGTTAAA ACAGGCAGAGGCCCTGAAGGCGGACATGACAG ATTCCAAGCTGGCGCCGGCCGAGGCGTGGACGTCCCGCCAGGCCCTGCAAGACTTGTACCAGAAGATGCTGGTCACTGATCTGGAGTACGCCCTGGACAAGAAGGTGGAGCAGGATCT GTGGAACCACGCCTTCAAGAATCAGATCACAACCTTACAGAGCCAGGCCAAGAACCGGGCCAACCCCAACCGCAGTGAGGTGCAAGCTAACCTGTCCTTGTTCCTGGAGGCGGCCAGCGGCTTTTACACCCAG CTGTTGCAGGAGCTGTGCAGCGTCTTCAACGTGGACTTGCCCTGTCGCGTCAAGTCTTCACGACTGGGCGTCATCGGCAATAGACAGaacggcggcgacggcgccaTCGTGACGCCGCAGCCCAGCTCGTGCTCGTACATCTGCCAGCACTGCCTGGTGCACCTCGGCGACATCG CACGCTACCGCAACCAGACCAGCCAGGCCGAGTCCTACTACCGGCACGCCGCCCAGCTGGTCCCGTCCAACG GTCAGCCGTACAACCAGCTGGCCATCCTGGCGTCCTCCAAAGGAGACCACCTGACCACCATCTTCTACTACTGCCGTAGCATTGCCGTCAAGTTCCCCTTCCCCGCTGCATCCACCAACCTGCAGAAGGCGCTGTCCAAGGCGCTGGAGAG CCGCGAGGAGACCAGAGGCAAGTGGAGCGTGTCGGACTTCATCAAGGCTTTCATCAAGTTCCACGGCCACGTTTACCTGAGCAAAAGCATGGAGCAATTGGACGCTCTCAGGGAACGTCTGGAGGAGCAATTTCAG AGGCTGATCCTGCAGAAGGCCTTCAGCTCTCAGCAGCTGGTGCACATCACCGTCATCAACCTGTTTGAGCTGCACCACCTGCGCGAGACGCCGTCTGACGGACAGCGAGCCGTCAGCTGGTTCCAGCTCCTCGGACTTTTTA TGTCCTTCCTGGGGCTCATGTGCAGCCGGGTCCTACTCAACAAGAACTGCGGCGAAGAAGAGGAAGACGCGGCGGGCGAGTGTCCCCTGCCGGCCATCAAAGTCTCTCTGGACTGGATGCGTTTGAAGCCCGGTGTTTTCCGCGAGGCCGCCGTGGATCAGAGGCAGCA CGTCTGGCCGTGGCTGGTGTCTATCCTCAATAGCTTCCAGCCCAAAGAGCAGCACGTGTCCTCGTCCTCAG CCACGCCGCTGCCGGAAGAGTTTGAGCTTCAAGGCTTCCTCGCTCTCCGCCCGGCTCTCAG GTCCGTGGACTTCACCAAAGGTCACCGGGGCGTCCCGGTGGACCGCGATGCGCTTCTGCTGCGCACGCGTCACCAGAGGTTGGTGGCGCTGGGAAAGTGGATCGCCGACAACCAGCCGGG GCTCATCCAGTGTCGCTCGGGCGAGGACGGCCTGCTCCTCTTCCTCAGCGACATTCCCGAGCGGGCCATCGAAGAGCCGGAGGAGACGGATCCCTGCGTGCTGCAGGAGGCGTCCAACGGCGAGCAGGCGGCGGCCGGCCTCAAGTCGGTGCTGTCGGCCGGAAAGCCCCCGGGCTCCTGGCCGGACGGCGCCGAGCGGCCCGTGGTCACCTTCAAGGAAAACATCAAACCCCGGGAGCCCGTCCGCGCCGCTCCCCCCAAGGACGGCATGAAGGAGCGACGCGACTTTGCCAAAGGCAACAACGGCATGGCGCTCAAAATTGAGCCCAAGAGAGACGGAAAGCGCAAGTGCGAAACCAAGAAAGCCGTTCAGGAGAAAGTTCCCGACGCCGGCAAGCAG GTGAAAAGTCAAAGCGAAATGAGGAAGACGCCGGTGTCCGAAGCCAAGAAGGCTCCGGCCACTCCCACTCAAGCGCCCGCCTGCTCTTCCCAGTTTATCCCAATTCACCATCCCGGCGCCTTTCCTCCGCTGCCAAGTCGTCCTG GCTTCCCCCCGTCGGCTTTCGTCATCCCTCCCCCGGTGGCGTTCCCGGGCCTGCAGGTGAACCCGGGCTTCGCCTTCTCGGCCAGCGTTTCGGTGGCGGCGCCCTTCCtgcaggcggcggcggcggccggctCGCAGGTGGCCGGCGGGGGGAAGCCGTCCCACATCCCGTACAGTCAGCAGAGGCCCTCGGGACCCGGTTCCTCGGCTCCgggcccgccgccgccgtctaGTCAGCTGCAGGTGACGTCGCCCGGCAAGCCCGTTCAGCAGGTGGCCGTGGCCAAGAGTCCGCCCCACTTGCAGCAG GCTTTCCTGCAGGATCCTCAGCTGTGGAGTCCAAATCAGGCAGCGGCGCTGCAGAAGCTTCCGGCCTCGCTTCAGATGTCGCTCAAGCCGCAGAGCTTCTACATGTCGCCTCAGGACGCCCACAAAGCGTACGAGCAGCAGATGGACAAGAAGATGAAGTTCCCGGCCTACTGGGACCCCAACTTCCGCATGGCGGACGAGCGAATGAAAAGGGCTCCGCTGCCCGGGGAGCAGGACCCCGCCGGGCTCAGGGGAATGCCATTTGAG GAGCCCAAAAGCTCGCCTCTCCTTCCTCCCGACCTGTTAAAATCTCTGGCCGAACTGGAGGAAGAGGACGAGCTGCTCTTTTCTAAGCCTCCCGATTTCTTCCGGGTTCTGTCCGCTCCTCTTAGCTCGCTTCCCGGACCCAACATGTTT CTACCCAATCCCAGCAGACAACCCGACGGCATTCCCGAGGCGCTCGGCCAATCGGCTTCGCTACTCCCCGTGCAG GAGTACAACCAGAACAGCATTTTTAGTCAGGCGTACGGCAAGAACCTGTCGTCCGCCTCCAAGTCGGACGCTCCCGTCATGCACCAGGAGACCTCCTTGTACTCCCTGTTCGAGTGGACGCCGTGGTCGCCCTCGCTGCCCGCCAGCTCAG ATCACTCCACGCCGGCCAGCCAGTCGCCTCACTCGTCCAACCCGAGCAGCCTGCCGTCCTCGCCGCCCACGCACAATCACGCCAGCGCTCCCTTCTCCAACTTCGGGCCCATCGGCACGCCGGATAGTCGCGAGCGCAGACCGGTGGACCGCTGGAAGACCGAAAAAACAG GCGCCGTGAGCAGCGGCCTGGGCTTGGACTACCTGCCGGCCGCCGTCTCGGACGCCGGCTGGCACCAACCCCAGCCCGGCGGCAGCTCCTGGACCAATCAGGAGTCTCCTATGGAAGAGTCGTCCTCCAGCGTGCTGCTGGACAGCTTCAAG TCCATCTGGTCGAGCTCCATGATGCAGCCCGGCCCGTCGGCGCTGGAGCAGCTCCTGTTGCAGcagaagcaaaaacaacaacggGGCCACGGTAGCGTCAACCCACCGCACTGA